The Oncorhynchus nerka isolate Pitt River linkage group LG13, Oner_Uvic_2.0, whole genome shotgun sequence sequence catccacactgatatgtctgccagacatgcagagatgtgattcgccacctggtcatcagaagggggaaaggagaagattaattgtgtgtcgtctgcatagcaatgataggagagaccatgtgaggttatgacagagccaagtgacttggtgtatagcgagaataggagagggcctagaacagagccctgggggacgccagtggtgagagcgcgtggtgaggagacagattctcgccacgccacctggtaggagcgacctgtcaggtaggacgcaatccaagcgtgggccgcgccggagatgcccaactcggagagggtggagaggaggatctatgATGACcgaccacctggattcggtcttatgtatcAAAGTttcaaattgtgttttttacattggataaaagtagagactcagagctacaaaatgatatatcatacactacagctcaggaacaatgggaaagtaattctgctttgaaagttgatcaacttgtaaactcacttttgagaaaatggcctttgaatgttttggtacctacttgagagctctcctttgtctacacACATTCAGCATTGTTTACACCCTGTTAAACCTGCCCCgcacatctctttaaggattcatgtgagatcatgtgctaaacagtgagtagtgtagtaaagattaagactaaaagtaGTACCCTACAATAAGGAAACATTCCAGGTAAatagaaagtgtccagataaataTATGTATAAATGTTAGATGATTCTTACCCAGAcgcacttgtctaaattgatgggtcatgtgtaagaaatgctataaccaccaGCCACATCTTGCTAAGTAATCTATAACAAAATAATCTATATTCCCAAAACAAAATCAAATAAGTGTtaattaagtaaaaaatagataagtagagaaaaaaagagcagcagtaaaggctatatacagagtcaatgtggaggctatatacagggtattacggtacagagtcaatgtggaggctatatacagggtattacggtacagagtcaatgtggaggctatatacagggtattacggtacagagtcaatgtggaggctatatacagggtattacggtacagagtcaatgtggaggcgatatacagggtattacggtacagagtcaatgtggaggctatatacagggtattacggtacagagtcaatgtggaggctatatacagggtattacggtacagagtcaatgtggaggcgatatacagtgggtaccagtacagagtcaatgtgctggggtacaggttagttgaggtaattgaggtaatatgtgcatgtaggtagagttaaattgactatgcatagataataaacagagagtagcagcagtgtaaaagagggtggAGGGGGGCAACGCAAATAGTCTTGAGTAGCCTGAGTAAtaatttgattagctgttcagaagttttatggcttggtggtagaagctgttaggaagtcttttggacctagacttggcgctccgctaCCACTTGCAGTGTgttagcaaagagaacagtctatgacttgggtggctggagtctttgacaatttttagggccttcctctgacactgcctggtatagaggtcctgggtggcaggaagcctggccccagtgatgtactgggccgtacgcgctatcctctgacactgcctggtatagaggtcctgggtggcaggaagcctggccccagtgatgtactgggccgtacgcgctatcctctgacactgcctggtatagaggtcctgggtggcaggaagcctggccccagtgatgtactgggccgtacgcactaccttctgtgggtcgaccgattatgatattTCAACGCCGATagcaattattggaggaccaaaaaaaaggcccataccgattaatctgaagatttttatatatatatgtttgtaataatgacaattacaacaatactgaatgaataatgcacacttttattttaacttaatataatacatcaataaaatcaatttagtctaaaataatgaaacatattcaatttggtttaaataatgcaaaaacaaagtgttggagaagaaagtaaaagtgcaatatgtgccatgtaaaaaagctaacgtttaagttccttgctcagaacatgagaacatattaaagctggtggttccttttaacatgagtcttcaatattcccaggtaagaagttttaggttgtagttattataggaattataggactatttctctctataccatttgtatttcatatacctttgactattggatgttcttataggcagtttagtattgccagtgtaacagtatagcttccgtccctctcctcgcccctacctgggctcgaaccaggaacacatcgacaacagccaccctcgaagcatcgttacccatcgcttcaCAAAAGCAAGGGgaacaaggggaacaactacttcaaggtctcagaacgagtgacgtcaccaattgaaggactattagcgcacaccccgctaactagctagccatttcacatcagttacactagcctaatctcgggatttgataggcttgaagtcataaacagctcaatgcttgaatcacagcgaagagctgctggcaaacgcacaaaagtgctgtttgaatgaatgcttacgagcctgctgctgcctaccaccgctcagtcagactgctctatcaaatcacagacttaattataacataattacacacagaaatatgagccttaggtcattaatatggtcaaatctggaaactaatatttttgaaaacaaaatgtttattctttcagtgaaatacaggaaccgttccgtattttatgtaacgggtggcatccataagtctaaatattcctgttacattgcacaactttCAATGTTATGTAAaagtctggcaaattagttcgcaacgagccaggcccgaattgttgcatataccctgactctgcgtgcaatgaacccaagagaagtgacacaatttccctagtttaatattgcctgccaacctggatttcttttaactaaatatgcaggtttaaaaatatatacttctgtgtattgattttaagaaagccattgatgtttatggttaggtacattcgtgcaacgattgtgctttttcgcaaatgcacttttgttaaatcatcccccgtttggcgaagttgtctgtctttgttaggaagaaatggtcttcagacagttcgcaacgagccaggcggcccaaactgctgcatatatcctgactctgttgcacagaacgcaagagaagtgacacaatttccctagttaaaataaattaaatatgcaggtttaaaaatatatacttgtgtattgattttaagaatggTGTTGAttatttatggttaggtacacattggtgcaacaacagtgcttttttcgcgaatgcgcttgttaaatcacccgtttggcgaagtaggctatgattcaatgataaattaacgggcaccacattgattatatgcaacgcaggacacgctagataaactagtaatatcaccaaccatgtagttaactagtgattatgttaagattgattgttttttataagatacgtttaatgctagctagcatcttaccttggctccttgctgcactcacataacaggtagtcagcctgccacgcagtctcctcgtggagtgcaatgtcaTGATCGGtgccatgatcggtgtccaaaaattctgattaccgattgttatgaaaacttgaagtTGGCCATTCTCTACTACAGGCTGTgttatcgttgtcggtgatcaggcctactgctgttgtgtcatcggcaaacttaatgatggtgttggagtcgtgcctggccttgcagtcatgagtgaacagggagtacaggaggggactgagcacgcacccctgaggggccactgtgttgaggatcagcgtggcggatgtgttgttacctacccttacaacctgggggcggcccgtcaggaagtccaggatccagttgcagagggaggtgttcagtcccagcgtccttagtttagtgatgagtgttgagggcactatggtgttgaacgctgagctgtagtcaacgaatagcgttctcacataggtgtttcttttgtccaggtgggaaaggggtagtgttgagtgcaatagagattagaggtcgaccgactatgatttttcaacaccgataccgattattggaggacaaaaaaaagctgataccgattaatctgccatttttttttatctgtgtgtgtgtgtgtgtgtgtgtgtgtgtatatacatacacacacatacatttttgtaataatgacaattgcaacacTACCAAAATGACTACCAAAGTGCGAGTCATAATTCCCATGACACCTAGCAAAATCTGAAAAGCAGTTCCTTCATTCATTTATTCCATAGGATATTTTTAGattcacttaaaataaggtctgtgtttcgtgtaggcttacaccaccttgccaattttatagctgtgtagatatccataggacaaggtaactctgatcaatattggctaaatataagcgaaaatcactttttttgtagagtggatttatgaaaatattttgACAAACGTTACCTTATCCTGGTGAGATTTACACGGGTATCAAAACGCAGAGGCGTTTAAGCctgcacgaaacacagaccttatctgaagtagatcaagacattctctatggaagacatgaacagaGGCGGTTTaagcacgaaacacagaccttatctgaagtagatcaagacattctctatggaagacatgaacagaGGCGGTTTaagcacgaaacacagaccttatctgaagtagatcaagacattctctatggaagacatgaacagaGGCGGTTTaagcacgaaacacagaccttattggaagtagatcaagaccttctctatggaagacatgaacagaCCTTATTggtagatcaagacattctctatggaaacacagaccttattgacATGAACAGAAGACCTTATTGGAAGTAGATCAAGACcttctctatggaagacatgaacagaGGTGGTTTaaaaaacacagaccttattggaagtagatcaagaccttctctatggaagacatgaacccccctttcaagttcagccgcaagttattacaggaattataacgcgttgactatttctctaaaccatatacctttaactattacgagcctgctgctgcctaccacccctcggtcagactgctctatcaaatatcaaatcatagacttatctataataaacacacagaaatacgagtctTAGGTCAAATCCGAAAACTATcacctcgaaaacaaaacgtttattccgttccgtattttatctaacgggtggcatccatgagtctaaatattcctgttacattgcacaaccttcaatgttatgtcatgattacgtaaaattctggcaaattagttcgcaaagagccagacggcccaaactgttgcatataccttgactctgcgtgcaatgaacgcaagaggtgacacaatttcacctggttaatattgcctgctaaactggatttcttttaactaagtatgcaaaaaaatatataaaaatatatacttgtgtattgattttaagaaaggcattgatgtttaagtacacattggagcaacgacagtcgttgattgattgttttttataagataagtttaatgctagctagcaacttaccttggtttactgcattcacgtaacaggcaggctcttcttggagtgcaatgtaatcagttggttagagcgttggactagttaacaaaggttgcaagattggatcccctgagctgacaaggtaaaaatctgtcgttctgcccctgaacaaggcagttaacccactgttcctaggccctcattgaaaataagaatgtgttcttaactgacttgcctagttaaataaaggtaaaataaaggtgcaaaaaaaaaaaatcggcacccaaaaatactgatttccgattgttgtgaaaacttgaaatcggccctaattaatcggccattgcgattaatcggtcgacctctaatagagatggcatcatctgtggatcctttggggtggtatgcaaattgaagtgggtctagagtttctgggacagtggtgttgtgagccatgaccagcctttcaaagcacttcatggctacagacgtgagtgctatagGTCGGTAgtgatttaggcaggttaccttcgtgctcttgggcacaggaactatggtggtcttcttgaaacatgttgatattaaAGCCTGCCACATCGGAGCCGGTGTCGTACGACGCAttcggagagcctgtttctgtcctgcccttgactttggtgcagggcatgtgATGTCCTTAGCCTCTTCGTCGCaaaactccctgatcttctcaaaaATATACGTTTGTCTAGCtgtccagtccaggtggtgcttgtacaggcagaccatctatgggaggaaggatgtcagcATTGCCGtagcagctgaaacctggtcccgACTGAGTCCAAACGGTCCTTGGCGACGACACCAGGCTCTAGAGAATCGAAGCTCTGAAACCTGGTCCCGACTGAGTCCAAACGGTCCTTGGCGACGACACCAGGCTCTAGAGAATCGAAGCTCTGAAACCTGGTCCCGACTGAGTCCAAACGGTCCTTGGCGACGACACCAGGCTCTAGAGAATCGAAGCTGTAAAACATGAAATAACAGAGAAAATGTGAGATGAATAAAAGTAGTGTTGGAGGTAAATTAAATAATCAAAATGTTGTGTTTATGCTTTACATACCATGTGTTGTCATCGATTCCTTTAGAGACGCCACATCGCTGCTTTTGTCACATGGGATGGCAGCAGCTTTCCACCAAAGTGTTTGTGTCCTGGGTGGCGTTCTGCTAATACTATTGGATTATCCTCTGCGTAGTTGTTGAAGTTCACAACTCGCGCAGAACTATGTAAACACATGCACCTGCTCGGCAAGTGTGCTGTTATCTTGTCCGCATGCTTCAGGTGATGGAAATCTGAACGCTCTACCAGTGCTTTGAAAGGTTCTTGTAATTctactttcctgtggatatattGTCTCACATTCCTACCGCCAAAAGGACCAACCGCACAGACAACCAGTACAGTActttaaaatataattgttttCAACATTCTGACTTGTAGAGGTCGTTAGAGGAAACTTTACTGATTCAAATGTTAATTTCTGCCTGACATACAATTCAATGCAACATCGGGTTTCCAGGCAATTCTCTAGCTAGCTATCTTGTTAATGAAGCTTACCTGTCCAGTAATGTTGGCCAGTGTGACACAGTTACACAGGCAGcataattctgatattttttttcactaattgttCTTTTGTCCGATCCGATCTGTGATCAGATCTTTCACAGATCGGATTGGTCAAAAGAACAATTAGtgagaaaaaaatatcagaattatgCTGCCTGTGTCACACTGGCCAAAATCTCCTGTGTGCTGTTTCCAACATCAATAGCTAATTTATTTGTTTGATTTATGTTATGTCTTCCTTGATGGACCGAGTCCTTAAGTAATTTACATGTTAATCAGTCATTCTATTGAAATCCCTTGTTGATCTGACAGTGATGTGTACATGGAAATACAGTACATTTGGAAATGATTCAGagctcttgactttttccacatttttcttacgttacagccttactctaaaatggattaaatcaactttttccctcatcaatctacacacaataccccataatgacaaagcgaaaacaggattTTAGGAATGTTTGCAAAATAAGTATAAAACTGAATTACCTTATTTACAAAAGGGGAAaggggtgatacctagtcagttgtacaacggaATGCCTTTAACTGaaatgtcttccgcatttaaccaaacccctctgaatcagagaggtgcagggggctgtcataatcaacatccacgtcttcccctctgaatcagagaggtgcagggggctgtcataatcaacatccacgtcttcccctctgaatcagagaggtgcagggggctgtcataatcaacatccacgtcttcccctctgaatcagagaggtgcagggggctgatataatcaacatccacgtcttcccctctgaatcagagaggtgcagggggctgtcataatcaacatccacgtcttcccctctgaatcagagaggtgcagggggctgatataatcaacatccacgtcttcccctctgaatcagagaggtgcagggggctgatataatcaacatccacgtcttcccctctgaatcagagaggtgcagggggctgatataatcaacatccacgtcttcccctctgaatcagagaggtgcagggggctgatataatcaacatccacgtcttcccCTCTGAATCAACATCCACATCTTCCCCTCtgaatcaacatccacgtcttcccCTCtgaatcaacatccacgtcttcccctctgaatcagagaggtgcagggggctgacataatcaacatccacgtcttcccCTCtgaatcaacatccacgtcttcgatGCCTCGgtaatagtgggttaactgccttggtcaggggcagaacgaaatatttttaccttgtcagctcggggatttgatcgaGTAAcccttcggttactggcccaactctctaaccactagtattcagaacctttactatgagactcgaaattgagctcaggtgcatcctgtttccatcgatAATTCAACTtcaacttgtttggagtccatctgtgataaattcaatttattggattttgaaagacacacacctgtctatataaggtcccagagttgacagtgaatgtcagagaaaaaatccaagccatgagatggaaggaattgtctgtagagctccgagacaggattgtgtcgaggcacagatctggggaacggtaccaaaaaatgtctgcagcattgaaggtccccaagaacacagtggcctccatcattcttaaatggaagaagtttggaaccaccaagactcttcctagagctggtgccctgccaaactgatcaatcgagggagaagggccttggtcagggaggtgaccaagaacctgatggtcactctgacagctctagagttcctctgtggagatgggagaaccttccagaaggacaaccttctctgcagcactctaccaatcaggcctacATGGTAGAATGGTCAagtctctgaaagtccttgagtaagcccagctagagcccgatctaacatctctggagagacttgaaaatagctgtaccGCGATGCTCCCCATtgttagaggaattctaaattcctatatgttttgtagccaaaacTAAATTCACACTCTTATCTATTTCATAATAAGTTGTACGTTTATCATTTTGCATGAAATAGcaagagaccagtcttaaaaacaagttAAGCATTTATTCTTGATGAATACAAAGAACCTTACATTTTAAAGAGACAACATAAAATGACATCATCAGCTTCTCACACCCTCTCCGATCCACACAATAGCGCAGTGTCTTCAGGTCTGGAGatcttctactcccctcataaaacaaacattccaatctgtctaaaagacATCTTCTCCTCCACTAATGGAACATCAAATACcattcttatctgtcagaaaagaCATCTCCTCCACTAATGGAACATCAAAGACcattcttatctgtcagaaaagaCATCTTCTCCTCCACTAATGGAACATCAAAGACcattcttatctgtcagaaaagatataccatccctctcccttaaacccgcaaggtacagacaattaattcatttgacttacattttcagtaacagcttaaccaagaacccatacatttcataccataacataatagtattagaataaatagttcttaaataaatgtatacataattaatcatttcaactataatttcctccaacacccatccaacctgacagcttgagaggatctgtagaggagaataggagaaactccccaaatacaggtgtaatcactgccaaagactggaatcactgccaaaggtgcttcaacaaagtactgagtaaagggtctgaatatttatgtaaatgtgatatttcagtttttttgtatTTATACGTTTGAAACAATATTtttctttgttattatggggtagattgagtttttttatttttatggatttttaatttaagaataaggctgtaacgtaacaaaatattagtcaaggggtctgaatactttcccgaatgcactgtgtataaTCTGTATGGCAACTAGAACTGGCagtgatgtacagtaccagtcaaaagtttggacaaacctactcattcaagggtttttattttacaATTATTTACATTGTAGAAAAGTAGTGACTAActcacgaagctggttgagagaatgccgagaGAATGCCGAGAGAATGCCGAGAGAATGCCGAGAGAATGCCGAGAGAATgccgagagaatgccaagagaatGCAGAGAGAATGCCGAGAGAATGCAGAGAGAATgccgagagaatgccaagagtgtgcaaagctgcattaaggcaaagggtagctatttgtagaacctcaaatataaaatgtatttagagaaaaaaaatgtattttgatttgtttaacacttttttggttactacatgattccatatgtgttatttcatagtgttgatgtctttactattattctacaatgtagaaaattgttttaaatcccttgaattagtaggtttgtccaaacttttgactggtactgtatattgtaaatatatatatatataatctgtaTATGAACATCGTTCTGTTATTGCCCCAGTTAGCAAGAGAGTGGCACTAACAACATCAAGGTGGCGTGGTTCAGTTCCTGCAGGGAGCAAACACATTACACTTTACATTACAGTGAGTGCATATATTGTTTTGTACATCGCTTTGGATCAAAGGTTCAGCCAAGTGGCGCATATTATATTTGGCAATCGGAGAACTCTTAGCTCCAGTAAACACACCTACTGCACTGTACCACACAATAAGACTGGAGTTGATGTCATTGTGAGTTACGTTCACAGCCCTATTCTGTTATTTTACCTCCGATAGGTATTTTGGTCAATCAGATCAACACTTTTGCCAATAGTTGGGctaaagatcagaattgggctgcctgtgtaaatgcagcccaTGTCAGGATAGGTCCCATGGTGCTCTGCATTGTGTTCATACTGTAGTAAATATAAATGAAGGCTACTGTCTGTTCTTGTCAGAATCCTGATCAAGTCAAAGTAGCCCAGGAGAACGGAGCAGCGTTTGTGGGAGGAGCCGACCTTGTGCAGAGAGTGAGTGTCACaaagttctttctctctctgagggaAATTCAATCTTTCCcccttctgtttctgtctctctcacccccccccccccatccacacaCATCACTCATACACTTGTTGTTCATAtatcctgtgttctctgttctttGTCATGTAGATCTTGGATGATGATGTGGACTTCTACGTAGTGGCACTAGATATCATCTCCAAACTACTGCCTCTGAAGAACGAACTACACAaagaagttccccaagaacaagAGAGGTGGGCAACACTCCcgttatcaatcaatcaaatttacatcgtcctttttttttttttacatttgtcaaAATGCTTTTGACACCCCAAAAAAACCTAGGAACAAAACCTTGAGAGGAAGCCCCCCATGCACTGTTTAAAGGAACATTCTGAAGGCTTCCCCCAAAAACCTTCCCAATTAAAGGTTGACTGCAAAGCAGGCCTACTTGGCagaatttttattttacctttatttaactaggcaagtcagttaagaacaaattcgttctgccctgttcaggggcagaacgacagatttgtaccttgtcacctcggggatttgagcttgcaacctttcggttactagtccaacactctaaccactaggctaccctgccgccccaagaatACTTATCTTGATCATTTGTATCGATCatggtgtttttttttcttcttgttTCTAACTCTGCCATCACATGTAGCCTACCTGGTACATTGTACAGGACAAAAACACCGCTAGCCAAACACAGCGGTCTACTTGCCAGGTGTGCAATTGAATGGAAGGGCAACTACACCTGCCAAAGAATTGTTCCCAGACCTCCAAAGTGGTCTTGTGATTTGATTTTTAAGCATAAAGCATCAAATTTGTGTCGTTTTTCTCATTTAAAAGTGTGATTTTTGAGAGTGAATTTGGGAAAAAACGGGAAAAAATAAAACCGTGAAAATGAAATTTGCCGAAAGAGAACTGATTTTATAGGGTCCTACAACTGTAGAGTGACCAAAACAATAATACCCTTTTTCAGAATGCACAAAGGTTTTATTTTCTCCCTCCAAAACAAtcaatgtaaaaatgtaattatTTGTATATGGAGGCTAGGTTATTATAGGCTACATACTTACATAAATTACAGGTAACATTTTAAATAATGCACGCATCATCCGCTTTCCCAGGCCAGTATTCTTTTCATTATAGGCCAGTAGTTTTCAGTTGTGTGCCGCTGGCAAATTTAGCCGACTGTCAAACTCTGCAAGGGCAAGCTAATTTAAAAGAGGGCTAGTTTATTTATTAGTCTGGTTCTGGATGGTTCTGGATGGTTCTGGATGGAGTACAGGTACactatgggacatgggtcagaaaAAAATGTGTGCAAACAAATCATGTGAATAAATCACCAACTGAATAAATTAGTAGTAGCAGTGCCACCAGTGGAAAAAGATAGTTTTAAAACCCTGGTTAGGAAAACTCATGACCTAACCGTGTTTCTCTCTGGCTGTTTCAGGGTCGGTTTCAGAGTCGACATTCCCAAGATGCTGGAGTTGTCCCAGACTGGCCATGAGTATATAGTGGAGAAGGAACGCTGTCATCACTAGGGTAGGAACGGTAAGTCTGAAGGAACGCTGTCATCACTAGGGTAGGAACGGTAAGTCTGAAGGAACGCTGTCATCACTAGGGTAGGAACGGTAAGTCTGAAGGAACGCTGTCATCACTACGGTAGGAACGGTAAGTCTGAAGGAATGCTGTCATCACTAGGGTAGGAACGGTAAGTCTGAAGGAACGCTGTCATCACTAGGGTAGGAACGGTAAGTCTGAAGGAACGTTGTCATCACTAGGGTAGGAACGGTAAGTCTGAAGGAACCCTGTCATCACTAGGGTAGGAACGGTAAGTCTGAAGGAATGCTGTCATCACTAGGGTAGGAACGGTAAGTATGAAGGAACACTGTCATCACTAGGGTAGCAACCGTAAGTATGAAGGAACGCTGTCATCACTAGGGTAGGAACGGTAAGTCTGAAGGAACGCTGTCATCACTAGGGTAGGAACGGTAAGTCTGAAGGAACGCTGTCATCACTAGGGTACTAACGGTAAGTCTGAAGGCATTACGGAACAACCTACAGTATAATCACCACAACGTTAAAGCATACTTGTAATCCTCACAAATGTCTGTCAGATTATCCAACGTTAAGAGAATTAATCCAAGGTTAAGATAATTAATCCAAGGTTAAGATAATGAATCAAAGGTTAAGAGAATTAATCCAAGGTTAAGAGAATTAATCCAAGTTTAAGAGAATTAATCAAAGGTTAAGAGAATTAATCCAAGGT is a genomic window containing:
- the LOC115121996 gene encoding large ribosomal subunit protein uL1m-like; this translates as MKATVCSCQNPDQVKVAQENGAAFVGGADLVQRILDDDVDFYVVALDIISKLLPLKNELHKEVPQEQERVGFRVDIPKMLELSQTGHEYIVEKERCHH